The sequence below is a genomic window from Paucidesulfovibrio longus DSM 6739.
TGGCCTGCTGCTTCCACTGGGAAACCTGATTGGGGTGCACGCCGTACTTGCTGGCGAGTTCGGACAGGGTGTGTTCCCCGGACAAGGCATCCAGGGCGACTCGGGTCTTGAATTCGGCGGTGAACTTTCTTCTCTGCTTGGACATCAAAAGCCTCCTTCAGGCTTCTTACGTCCACCTTAGCTACTGGTCCAGTTTCC
It includes:
- a CDS encoding IS3 family transposase — its product is MSKQRRKFTAEFKTRVALDALSGEHTLSELASKYGVHPNQVSQWKQQAKEQIAAGFAGKAQKTQQSDEARIKELHAKIGQLTVEKDFL